One window of the Chryseobacterium sp. CY350 genome contains the following:
- the tnpA gene encoding IS200/IS605 family transposase, translating into MPFIKIFIHIVFSTTNRIPFLNTLDLRVKFWKHIKENASEKGIFIDMINGYSEHCHCLISLSSNQNIEKIVQLIKGESSHWINKNYLTNKKFSWQDEYFAVSVSESMIDSVRNYIKNQEKHHQKKTFAEEYQEFIEKYDFKM; encoded by the coding sequence ATGCCTTTCATTAAAATTTTTATTCATATTGTATTTTCTACGACCAATCGAATTCCATTTTTAAACACACTCGATTTACGAGTAAAATTTTGGAAGCATATTAAAGAAAACGCTTCGGAAAAAGGAATTTTTATTGATATGATTAACGGTTATTCAGAACATTGTCACTGTCTAATTTCTTTAAGCTCCAATCAGAATATTGAAAAAATTGTTCAATTGATAAAGGGAGAATCTTCACATTGGATCAATAAAAATTATTTAACAAATAAAAAATTTTCTTGGCAAGATGAATACTTTGCGGTTTCAGTTTCAGAATCAATGATAGACAGTGTGAGAAATTATATTAAAAATCAGGAAAAGCATCACCAAAAGAAAACATTTGCTGAGGAATATCAGGAGTTTATTGAAAAATACGATTTTAAAATGTAA
- a CDS encoding L-threonylcarbamoyladenylate synthase produces MENIINILKSGGTILYPTDTIWGIGCDATNIDAINKIFDIKKREKNKSMIILVENEKRLQDLVDVPEMAWEIMDLSEKPVTLVYQNPRGLPKELLAEDGSIGIRLVKDLYCKKLITKLNKPLVSTSANFSGDKSPLKFSDISQEIIDLVDFAVEEDREKVSQYSGSSVIKIWSDNRIKVLRE; encoded by the coding sequence ATGGAAAACATCATCAACATATTAAAATCCGGTGGCACAATCCTTTATCCAACAGACACCATCTGGGGAATCGGCTGTGACGCAACCAATATAGATGCCATCAACAAAATCTTTGACATCAAGAAGCGTGAAAAAAATAAATCGATGATTATTTTGGTGGAAAATGAAAAGCGATTACAGGATTTGGTTGACGTTCCGGAAATGGCTTGGGAAATCATGGATCTGAGCGAAAAACCGGTAACATTGGTTTATCAAAACCCAAGAGGTTTACCGAAAGAATTGCTTGCAGAAGACGGCAGCATCGGAATTCGCCTTGTAAAAGATCTGTATTGCAAAAAACTAATTACAAAATTGAATAAACCTTTGGTTTCGACATCAGCCAATTTCAGTGGCGATAAAAGTCCGTTGAAGTTTTCTGATATTTCCCAAGAAATCATTGATTTGGTAGATTTTGCGGTGGAAGAAGACAGAGAAAAAGTTTCGCAATACTCTGGTTCTTCGGTGATCAAAATTTGGAGTGACAATAGAATAAAAGTCCTGCGAGAATAA
- the gldC gene encoding gliding motility protein GldC gives MRKTQITIDVELDENHIPELMTWNAADGGVEKEETKAVMISVWDEKTSEALRIDLWTKDMPVDQMKMFMHQILVSMGNTYQRATGEDDVAAWIEDIAEEFAVKSAIKM, from the coding sequence ATGAGAAAGACTCAAATAACGATAGATGTAGAGCTGGATGAAAACCACATCCCCGAATTGATGACTTGGAATGCAGCAGACGGCGGAGTAGAAAAAGAGGAAACTAAAGCGGTAATGATTTCTGTGTGGGATGAAAAAACATCGGAAGCTTTAAGAATTGATCTTTGGACGAAAGATATGCCGGTCGATCAGATGAAAATGTTTATGCATCAGATTTTAGTTTCTATGGGAAATACCTACCAGAGAGCTACAGGAGAAGATGATGTTGCGGCATGGATTGAGGATATTGCTGAAGAATTTGCGGTGAAATCTGCAATTAAGATGTAA
- a CDS encoding DinB family protein: protein MTDFEKYIQRYLDLIPSENWLEELKLVGEKTVSLYSYLTEEQSKFAYTEGKWTLKEVLLHLSDTERVFQYRILAIARGEKSELPGFDEENYAANSFANDRSLESLLEEYQLVRKSSQILLETLNHSILNNVGKANGNEISVETICQLIVGHNIHHLNVVEERYLPEL from the coding sequence ATGACAGATTTCGAAAAATACATTCAAAGATATTTAGATCTAATTCCATCTGAAAATTGGTTGGAAGAATTGAAATTGGTTGGAGAGAAAACCGTTTCCTTATATTCTTATCTGACCGAAGAACAATCAAAGTTCGCTTATACAGAAGGAAAATGGACGTTGAAAGAAGTGCTTCTGCATTTATCAGACACAGAAAGAGTTTTTCAGTACCGGATTTTAGCTATTGCAAGAGGCGAAAAATCTGAATTGCCCGGTTTTGATGAAGAAAATTACGCTGCCAATTCTTTTGCGAATGATAGAAGTTTAGAATCATTATTGGAAGAATATCAACTCGTAAGAAAGTCTTCACAAATTCTGCTGGAAACTTTAAATCATTCAATTTTAAATAATGTTGGGAAAGCCAACGGAAATGAAATTTCTGTGGAAACGATTTGTCAATTGATTGTTGGACATAATATTCATCATTTGAATGTGGTTGAGGAGAGATATTTACCGGAATTGTAA
- a CDS encoding cystathionine gamma-synthase, producing the protein MPLQSLNFQQKYKTMNFNTKVIHGGQHHESATGSVNVPVFLTSTFAQKSPGVHSGYEYSRAANPTRQALEDSLASIENGARGLAFGSGLAAIDCVLKLLNPGDEVVAVDDLYGGTYRMFTRLFEKYQLKFIFVNFDDASKINDVITDKTKLIWIETPTNPLMKLVDIKAVVEIAKGKDILVAVDNTFATPYLQRPIDLGADIVMHSATKYLGGHSDVIAGALIAKDAELGEKLHFIQFASGGILGPHDSYLVLRGIKTLALRVQRHSENGMAVAKYLESHPAVAQVIYPGLESHPQYELAKSQMKDFGGMVSFTFKSGKKEDAIRFLEKVKVFTLAESLGGVESLANHPALMTHASIPAEKRAELGITDDLVRLSVGIEDAEDLIADLEKAFS; encoded by the coding sequence ATCCCTCTTCAATCACTAAACTTCCAACAAAAATATAAAACAATGAATTTTAATACAAAAGTAATACACGGAGGTCAGCATCACGAATCTGCAACAGGTTCTGTGAATGTACCTGTTTTTTTAACATCAACATTTGCTCAGAAAAGTCCGGGAGTTCATTCCGGGTACGAATATTCAAGAGCGGCAAATCCTACAAGACAGGCTTTAGAAGACTCTTTGGCAAGCATTGAAAACGGAGCGAGAGGTCTGGCTTTCGGTTCTGGATTAGCTGCAATCGATTGTGTTTTAAAATTATTAAATCCAGGCGACGAGGTGGTTGCTGTGGATGATTTATATGGCGGGACATACAGAATGTTCACCAGACTATTCGAAAAATATCAGTTGAAATTTATCTTTGTAAATTTTGATGATGCTTCAAAAATCAACGATGTCATTACAGACAAAACTAAGTTGATCTGGATTGAAACACCCACCAATCCTTTGATGAAATTGGTTGACATTAAAGCTGTTGTAGAAATTGCAAAAGGAAAAGATATTTTAGTTGCTGTAGATAATACATTTGCAACACCTTATCTTCAAAGACCTATCGATTTGGGAGCAGATATCGTAATGCATTCTGCCACCAAATATTTAGGTGGTCACTCAGACGTTATCGCCGGAGCTTTGATCGCAAAAGATGCTGAATTGGGCGAAAAACTACACTTTATTCAGTTTGCAAGCGGTGGAATTTTAGGTCCGCACGATTCTTATTTGGTTTTAAGAGGGATTAAAACTTTAGCATTAAGAGTTCAGAGACATTCTGAAAATGGAATGGCCGTTGCAAAATACCTGGAATCTCATCCTGCAGTTGCTCAAGTGATTTATCCGGGATTAGAATCTCATCCGCAATATGAACTGGCAAAATCTCAGATGAAAGATTTCGGGGGAATGGTTTCTTTCACCTTCAAATCGGGTAAAAAAGAAGATGCGATTAGATTCTTAGAGAAAGTAAAGGTTTTCACATTAGCGGAGTCTTTGGGTGGAGTAGAATCTCTGGCAAATCATCCTGCTTTGATGACTCACGCTTCAATTCCTGCTGAAAAACGTGCAGAATTGGGAATTACTGATGATTTGGTTCGTCTCAGCGTTGGAATCGAAGATGCAGAAGATTTGATTGCAGATTTAGAAAAAGCATTTTCTTAA
- a CDS encoding GNAT family N-acetyltransferase, giving the protein MKTTRKATIHDLPQLAELFDQYRVFYHKNSDIPAAERFLKERIEKVDSEIFVAESEGDLVGFVQLYPLFSSTRMKRYWLLNDLFVNENYRGSGFSKELIEEAKELAKSTNAAGILLETGKSNDIGNQLYPSCGFEIYDEVNFYEWTNR; this is encoded by the coding sequence ATGAAAACTACAAGAAAAGCTACCATTCATGATTTACCTCAATTAGCCGAATTGTTTGATCAATACAGGGTTTTTTATCATAAAAATTCTGATATTCCGGCAGCGGAAAGATTTCTAAAAGAAAGAATCGAAAAGGTTGATTCTGAAATTTTTGTTGCTGAAAGTGAAGGTGATTTGGTTGGTTTTGTGCAATTGTATCCATTGTTTTCTTCCACAAGAATGAAGCGGTATTGGCTGTTGAATGATTTGTTTGTAAATGAAAATTACAGAGGCAGTGGTTTTTCAAAAGAATTAATTGAAGAAGCAAAAGAACTGGCAAAATCTACTAATGCAGCAGGAATTCTTCTCGAAACAGGAAAATCAAACGACATCGGAAACCAACTTTATCCAAGTTGTGGATTTGAGATTTACGATGAGGTGAATTTCTACGAATGGACGAATAGATAG
- the gldB gene encoding gliding motility lipoprotein GldB produces the protein MKIFRIAALSCLLVLSLNSCKKEHETDWKVEIKNPAEKVEMIDISKEFYDQNVPLEQFTAKFPWFQGTVPDEDFGKRRTDVEQVKIYKEAIAKIDQKKLQNELQDLFSHIKFYFPQFKNPKVFLFSSALQMIQDPLLYDEKSNFLFIDISGFMGDKNANYKGLELYFQKSMNPSNIIPKVSRMFAENIVPYSGESQKFIDIMIYNGKIMMLQDAFLPAIPDYLKMDYTKEQYDWAKANEANIYNYFVENNLIFGDDHRLAERFIAPGPFSKFYTEIDNNSSPMVGIFTGWQICREYFKKKPETKLVEFLKMDATKIFNEAGYKPKLEE, from the coding sequence ATGAAGATTTTTAGAATTGCCGCACTTTCATGCCTTTTAGTTTTAAGTTTAAACTCTTGTAAAAAAGAGCATGAAACAGATTGGAAGGTAGAGATAAAAAATCCTGCCGAAAAGGTGGAAATGATTGATATCTCAAAAGAGTTTTACGATCAGAATGTTCCTTTGGAGCAATTTACAGCAAAGTTTCCTTGGTTTCAGGGAACGGTTCCTGATGAAGATTTTGGTAAGAGAAGAACGGATGTTGAGCAAGTAAAAATCTACAAAGAGGCGATTGCGAAAATTGATCAGAAGAAATTACAAAACGAACTTCAGGATTTGTTTTCGCACATCAAGTTTTATTTTCCGCAATTTAAAAATCCAAAGGTTTTCCTTTTTTCATCGGCTTTACAGATGATTCAGGATCCTTTATTGTACGACGAGAAATCTAATTTTCTTTTTATAGATATTTCAGGTTTCATGGGTGATAAAAATGCTAATTATAAAGGGTTGGAATTGTATTTTCAGAAATCAATGAATCCCAGCAATATCATTCCGAAAGTATCCAGAATGTTTGCTGAAAACATCGTTCCATATTCAGGGGAAAGTCAGAAATTTATTGACATTATGATCTACAATGGTAAAATAATGATGTTGCAAGACGCGTTTTTGCCCGCAATTCCTGATTATCTGAAAATGGATTATACAAAAGAACAATATGACTGGGCAAAAGCAAACGAAGCCAATATTTACAATTATTTTGTTGAAAATAATCTGATTTTTGGTGATGATCACAGATTGGCAGAGCGTTTTATAGCTCCCGGACCGTTTTCGAAGTTTTATACAGAAATTGATAATAATTCGTCGCCAATGGTGGGGATCTTCACCGGATGGCAGATCTGCAGAGAATATTTTAAAAAGAAACCTGAGACTAAGTTGGTTGAATTCCTGAAAATGGATGCTACAAAAATCTTCAATGAAGCAGGTTACAAACCGAAATTAGAAGAATAA